From Domibacillus sp. DTU_2020_1001157_1_SI_ALB_TIR_016, a single genomic window includes:
- the udk gene encoding uridine kinase produces the protein MSKKPIVIGVAGGSGSGKTSVARAIHDYFQDGSIMMIEQDYYYKDQSHLTLEERLQTNYDHPLAFDNDLLIEQVNELINGRPVQKPVYDYAQHTRSEETIPLEPNDVIILEGILVLEDERLRDLMDIKLFVDTDADLRFIRRLTRDIKERGRSLDSVIEQYTEVVRPMHNQFIEPTKRYADVIIPIGGENKVAIDLLIAKIQTILEQKDIL, from the coding sequence ATGAGTAAAAAGCCGATTGTCATCGGCGTCGCGGGCGGATCAGGCTCTGGTAAAACCAGCGTTGCCCGTGCGATACATGATTATTTTCAAGATGGCTCGATTATGATGATCGAGCAGGATTACTATTATAAAGACCAATCACATCTAACGCTTGAAGAGCGGTTACAAACAAATTACGACCATCCGCTTGCATTTGATAATGACCTGCTGATTGAACAGGTAAATGAGCTGATCAATGGACGGCCTGTTCAAAAGCCGGTCTATGATTATGCACAGCACACGCGCTCTGAAGAAACAATTCCACTCGAGCCGAATGACGTGATTATTTTAGAAGGCATTCTAGTGCTTGAGGATGAGCGCCTGCGTGATTTAATGGACATAAAACTGTTTGTAGACACGGACGCGGATTTGCGGTTTATCCGCCGTCTGACGCGGGATATAAAAGAGCGGGGTCGTTCGCTGGATTCTGTGATCGAACAGTATACAGAAGTTGTGCGGCCTATGCACAACCAGTTTATCGAGCCAACGAAGCGATATGCGGATGTGATTATCCCAATCGGCGGAGAAAACAAGGTAGCCATTGATTTATTAATTGCAAAAATACAAACAATTCTTGAACAAAAAGACATTTTATAG
- the greA gene encoding transcription elongation factor GreA gives MSNEKVYPMTREGKEKLEQELEHLKTVKRKEVVERIKIARSFGDLSENSEYDSAKEEQAFVEGRIGTIETMIRNAKIIEDSSMNADEVSLGRTVTFIELPDGEEESYTIVGSAEADPFEGKISNDSPIAKSMIGKRVGDKVIVQTPAGEMNVKIVSID, from the coding sequence TTGTCGAACGAAAAAGTATACCCGATGACACGGGAAGGTAAAGAAAAACTGGAACAAGAGCTTGAACATTTAAAAACGGTTAAGCGTAAAGAAGTAGTGGAGCGCATTAAAATTGCCCGCAGCTTCGGCGACCTGTCAGAGAACTCTGAGTATGACTCAGCAAAAGAAGAGCAGGCGTTTGTAGAAGGCCGGATCGGCACAATTGAAACGATGATCCGCAATGCGAAAATTATTGAAGACAGTTCAATGAATGCAGACGAAGTATCGCTTGGCAGAACGGTTACATTCATTGAACTTCCTGATGGCGAAGAAGAAAGCTATACAATTGTTGGCAGCGCGGAAGCGGATCCATTTGAAGGGAAAATTTCAAATGACTCTCCTATTGCCAAAAGCATGATCGGCAAACGCGTGGGTGACAAAGTGATTGTTCAAACACCTGCTGGTGAAATGAACGTAAAAATCGTTTCCATTGATTAA
- the mtnN gene encoding 5'-methylthioadenosine/S-adenosylhomocysteine nucleosidase, which produces MKAAIIGAMEEEVTILRGEMKNKEVKIIGGSEFTIGELRGVETVLLRSGIGKVNAAMTTAVLIHEFKPDVLINTGSAGGLSPELQVGDVVISTEVRHHDVDVTAFGYEYGQVPQLPAAFTADEKLVDIAFQASEEDTELKTVKGLIATGDSFMNDPARVQAIADIFPGLQAVEMEAAAIAQVAHQFSVPFVVIRALSDIAGKESNISFEQFLPKAGLHSANLVMKIVEQLQEEK; this is translated from the coding sequence ATGAAAGCAGCGATTATTGGTGCAATGGAAGAAGAAGTAACCATTTTACGTGGTGAAATGAAAAACAAAGAAGTGAAAATCATTGGCGGCAGCGAGTTTACAATCGGCGAGCTGCGCGGTGTTGAAACGGTTTTGCTTCGCTCAGGGATCGGTAAAGTAAACGCGGCGATGACAACAGCTGTTTTAATTCATGAATTCAAGCCGGATGTGTTAATTAATACGGGTTCTGCCGGCGGATTATCTCCCGAACTGCAGGTAGGAGATGTAGTCATTTCAACTGAAGTCCGCCACCATGATGTGGACGTAACAGCTTTTGGCTATGAATACGGACAGGTGCCGCAGCTTCCAGCCGCTTTTACAGCTGATGAGAAACTGGTTGATATCGCGTTTCAAGCATCCGAAGAGGATACAGAGCTGAAAACGGTAAAAGGACTGATTGCGACAGGGGATTCGTTTATGAATGATCCGGCACGTGTACAAGCGATTGCCGATATCTTCCCTGGCCTTCAGGCAGTTGAAATGGAAGCGGCCGCCATTGCGCAGGTAGCTCACCAGTTTAGTGTGCCGTTTGTAGTCATCCGGGCACTTTCTGATATTGCAGGAAAAGAATCGAATATTTCGTTTGAACAATTTTTGC
- a CDS encoding U32 family peptidase, translating to MNGLINDAISEIVDGKRVIVKKPELLAPAGTLEKLKIAVRYGADAVYIGGQEYGLRSNAGNFTFEEMKEGVEFAKAYGAKVYVTTNIFAHNENIDGLEDYLRGVGEAGVTGIIVADPLIIETCRRVAPNVEVHLSTQQSLSNWRAVKYWKDEGLDRVVLARETTGEEMRLMKEKVDIEIETFIHGAMCIAYSGRCVLSNHMTARDSNRGGCCQSCRWDYNLVEMEDGVETAITQEGDSPFAMSPKDLRLLQSIPGLIELGIDSLKIEGRMKSIHYVATVVGVYRKVIDAYCADPENFTIKDEWLEELEKCANRPAAPAFFAGTPGADEQLFGVHGKKASHDFTGLVVDYDEETQIVTLQQRNFFRPGDTVEFFGPKMETFQQVIGTVMDEDGNELDAARHPLQIVRFKVDRPVSKDDMMRKGL from the coding sequence ATGAACGGATTGATAAACGATGCGATCTCCGAGATCGTCGACGGCAAACGGGTCATTGTGAAAAAGCCGGAGCTTTTGGCACCGGCCGGAACACTTGAAAAGCTGAAAATCGCCGTCCGTTACGGAGCGGATGCGGTATATATTGGCGGTCAGGAGTATGGCCTCCGCTCAAATGCCGGCAACTTTACATTTGAAGAAATGAAAGAAGGCGTTGAGTTTGCTAAAGCCTACGGAGCAAAAGTGTATGTAACGACCAACATTTTTGCACATAATGAAAACATCGACGGTCTTGAAGACTACTTGCGTGGAGTGGGTGAAGCTGGTGTTACAGGTATTATCGTAGCGGATCCGCTTATTATTGAAACATGCCGCCGTGTAGCGCCGAACGTGGAAGTTCACTTGAGCACACAGCAGTCTCTTTCAAACTGGCGTGCAGTGAAATACTGGAAAGATGAAGGTCTTGACCGTGTTGTTCTTGCCCGTGAAACAACTGGGGAAGAAATGCGCTTAATGAAAGAAAAAGTCGATATTGAAATTGAAACGTTTATTCACGGAGCGATGTGTATTGCTTATTCAGGCCGCTGCGTACTGAGTAACCATATGACTGCGCGCGACTCCAACCGTGGCGGCTGCTGTCAATCATGCCGCTGGGATTATAACCTGGTAGAGATGGAAGACGGTGTTGAAACAGCAATCACGCAGGAAGGCGATTCACCGTTTGCGATGAGTCCAAAAGATTTGCGTCTGCTGCAGTCTATTCCGGGACTGATTGAACTGGGCATTGACAGCTTAAAAATTGAAGGCCGCATGAAATCGATTCACTACGTAGCAACAGTAGTCGGTGTATACCGGAAAGTAATTGACGCATACTGTGCAGACCCTGAAAACTTCACCATCAAAGATGAGTGGCTTGAAGAACTGGAGAAGTGTGCTAACCGGCCGGCAGCACCAGCATTCTTTGCAGGAACACCAGGAGCTGACGAACAGCTTTTCGGCGTTCATGGCAAAAAAGCGTCCCACGATTTTACAGGTCTTGTTGTAGATTACGATGAAGAAACACAAATCGTTACACTACAGCAGCGTAATTTCTTCCGTCCAGGCGATACAGTGGAGTTTTTCGGGCCAAAGATGGAAACCTTCCAGCAAGTAATCGGCACGGTTATGGACGAAGACGGAAATGAACTGGATGCAGCGCGCCACCCGCTTCAAATTGTCCGTTTCAAAGTAGACCGTCCTGTTTCAAAAGATGATATGATGCGGAAAGGGCTGTGA
- a CDS encoding YrrS family protein has translation MEQSSRAQRKTKRRKTNRILNTAIAVVVLLIVIVGFTIFAGGNDEETAAPEKAQETKQEQTTAVSDEETEKEQAAETTEEPAETDEQTKEEKAAEKTEEQTEDKTEDKEEVVVSEGTEPNVEQDIVDPNWEGVGTAQSGEHTSSFETDSTDWQEKEQALSYATGIPQENMTVWYISGNGPQAAIGTVSPKSNQDEAYRVYIEWVDGEGWKPTKVQKLEENDKGR, from the coding sequence ATGGAACAATCGTCGCGTGCTCAGCGCAAAACGAAGCGGAGAAAAACAAACCGCATTTTAAATACAGCCATTGCGGTTGTGGTACTGCTTATTGTAATCGTTGGATTTACCATCTTTGCCGGTGGAAATGACGAAGAAACAGCAGCGCCGGAAAAAGCGCAGGAAACAAAGCAGGAACAAACCACTGCCGTATCTGATGAAGAAACAGAAAAAGAACAGGCTGCCGAAACGACAGAGGAACCGGCTGAAACAGACGAGCAGACTAAAGAAGAGAAAGCAGCAGAAAAGACAGAAGAGCAAACTGAAGACAAAACAGAAGATAAAGAAGAAGTAGTGGTTTCAGAAGGCACAGAACCAAATGTGGAACAAGATATCGTCGATCCAAACTGGGAAGGAGTAGGTACGGCTCAATCAGGAGAACATACCTCTTCATTCGAAACGGATTCAACAGACTGGCAGGAAAAGGAACAAGCCTTATCTTATGCAACAGGAATTCCACAAGAAAACATGACCGTTTGGTATATTAGCGGAAATGGACCTCAAGCAGCGATCGGAACTGTTTCTCCCAAGTCAAACCAGGATGAAGCGTACCGCGTGTACATTGAATGGGTAGACGGCGAGGGATGGAAGCCGACAAAAGTACAAAAGCTTGAAGAAAATGATAAAGGCCGCTAA